One Spinacia oleracea cultivar Varoflay chromosome 4, BTI_SOV_V1, whole genome shotgun sequence DNA segment encodes these proteins:
- the LOC110805517 gene encoding uncharacterized protein — protein sequence MKFPCVIFISFFTLLMFANEIGARNSPEDYWKKIMKDQPIPEAIGGIIDQEMANPSEKKPFWSHFKRDFDVTSNVIIYHPHQENTMRSPSA from the exons ATGAAGTTTCCTTGTGTTATCTTCATCTCTTTCTTCACACTTCTCATG TTTGCCAATGAAATTGGTGCAAGAAATAGTCCTGAAGATTACTGGAAGAAAATAATGAAAGATCAACCAATTCCAGAAGCTATTGGTGGAATAATTGATCAAGAAATGGCAAACCCATCTGAGAAAAAACCATTTTGGAGCCATTTTAAGAGGGATTTTGATGTTACTTCTAATGTCATAATCTATCATCCTCATCAAGAGAACACCATGCGTTCTCCTTCGGCTTAG
- the LOC110805502 gene encoding uncharacterized mitochondrial protein AtMg00810-like: MTRVRSILAVAAIENWHACQMDVKNAFLHGDLEEDLYMTMPPGYTGWNSQIKVDKNYETPPKTRKVCKLKKSLYGLKQAPRQWFAKLSNALMEFGFSQSKTDYTLFTQCKGESFIALLVYVDDLLIVGNDEKLIQEVKLMLSSHFHMKDLGDVRYFLGIEIDRSAQGFFLSQRKYTQDIVKEYGIHKEKPVRVPLEPHLKLTPELGDVLPVATEYQRLVGRLIYLTITRPYIAYAVYILSQFMHKSTTVHMQAAKRLLRYLNLCQGQGILLTSDSAVVLTPYYDSDWAGCPMSRRSTTGICVLLGDSPISWKAKKQQVVARSSAEAEYKALTLTTCEVTWIKQLLKDLGLKHLGPTILKCDNKAAISIAANPVHHERTKHVELDCHFIRDKITDGSIATQFVPSQFQVADLFTKPMSIGQLSTLLPKLGVVTPTTTLKGSDEI, encoded by the coding sequence ATGACCAGAGTGAGATCTATTCTGGCTGTGGCAGCAATAGAAAATTGGCATGCGTGCCAAATGGATGTCAAGAATGCCTTCCTCCATGGAGACTTGGAAGAAGATCTGTACATGACAATGCCACCAGGATACACAGGGTGGAATTCTCAAATCAAGGTTGATAAGAACTATGAAACACCTCCTAAGACAAGAAAAGTGTGCAAACTCAAGAAATCCCTGTATGGATTGAAACAGGCACCAAGACAATGGTTTGCCAAACTGTCCAATGCCCTGATGGAATTTGGTTTCAGTCAGTCCAAAACTGACTACACATTGTTCACTCAGTGCAAGGGTGAGTCCTTCATTGCTCTCCTAGTCTATGTGGATGATCTCCTCATAGTGGGAAATGATGAGAAACTGATTCAAGAAGTCAAACTCATGCTGTCATCTCATTTTCatatgaaggatttgggtgatGTCAGGTATTTTTTGGGGATTGAAATAGACAGAAGTGCTCAAGGTTTTTTCTTGTCTCAGAGGAAATACACTCAAGACATTGTGAAAGAATATGGTATTCACAAGGAAAAACCAGTGAGGGTTCCCTTGGAACCACACCTGAAACTCACACCTGAACTAGGTGATGTGTTACCTGTGGCAACAGAGTATCAAAGGTTGGTAGGGAGATTGATCTACCTTACTATAACCAGACCATATATTGCCTATGCAGTCTATATTCTCAGTCAGTTCATGCACAAATCCACCACAGTGCATATGCAAGCAGCAAAGAGACTCCTCAGATACTTGAACTTGTGCCAAGGTCAGGGCATATTACTGACATCTGATTCTGCTGTTGTTCTTACACCATACTATGATAGTGATTGGGCAGGATGCCCCATGTCCAGAAGATCCACTACAGGGATCTGTGTTCTGCTGGGTGATTCACCTATCTCATGGAAAGCTAAAAAGCAACAAGTTGTGGCCAGGTCCTCTGCAGAAGCAGAATATAAGGCATTGACTTTAACTACATGTGAAGTAACATGGATCAAACAACTCCTTAAGGACCTAGGACTCAAACACCTAGGGCCTACCATACTGAAATGTGACAACAAAGCAGCCATCTCAATTGCTGCCAATCCAGTTCACCATGAGAGAACAAAACATGTTGAATTGGACTGCCACTTCATAAGAGACAAGATCACTGATGGTTCCATTGCTACTCAATTTGTCCCATCTCAATTCCAAGTGGCTGACTTGTTCACAAAACCTATGTCTATTGGTCAGCTATCTACACTTCTACCCAAGCTTGGAGTTGTGACTCCAACTACAACCTTGAAGGGGAGTGATGAAATATGA